One genomic window of Chitinophagaceae bacterium includes the following:
- a CDS encoding T9SS type A sorting domain-containing protein, giving the protein MKKNLLSIFLCLFVFVVAQAEIPISTARTMAEGSTVTVRGIVTNAGELGTIRYLQDPTGGIAAYSTSLATVQRGDSVEITGVLDFYNNLIEINPVSSYSVISSGNPLPEPFVVNMATGYTENYESRLVRFNNSTFISVGSFSASADVNYEATDGSVTSAQVRTIHTSNIAGTPIPNTPLDIIGIMSQYQTTYQLIPRDLDDFVLAGNPPVFTNALSQSNITTTSFDVSFNTLNPGTTVIYYGTTPTFGSEASNATLVTDHTITLSGLTAATLYYLKGVSVGSTGDTSFSAVATMITQSLSSGVIKTYFTRSVDNTVAQGTNAVSLPQIADDTLIAYMNRTVYTMDIAIYNMDNDNGIVDAINAAYNRGVNVRVIGDGDNMDGAAWAQLNIGAANKKLSPTGIDYGIMHNKFVIMDAGAADPNKVFLWTGSMNFTNQQINSDANNVIIFQDQSIAKAYQVEFNEMWSGVFGPDKTNNTPKEFVIGGNRVELYFSPSDDTEAEIKRTATSADHDLELCVFADTRFSISYAIDDRTSEGVWGGGVIDDTSNGSFAYSILASHMAGTLFVASHSYLVHNKYMLVDANAPGLDPVILTGSHNWSTSAQTKNDENTVVVHNASIANQYYQEWVARYHDEGGTLLPSYVVGIPATSTLGAQWTVYPNPTSNFIVLEHHAMLNEKSIVRIVDLSGRTLLEQVWNNSTDRQTMDVSSLNNGMYLVILKDGPEQITGKFQVVK; this is encoded by the coding sequence ATGAAAAAAAATCTCCTCTCCATTTTTCTTTGTCTGTTCGTTTTTGTTGTTGCCCAGGCAGAAATCCCCATCTCCACTGCCAGAACGATGGCAGAGGGATCAACCGTTACCGTGCGTGGCATTGTGACTAATGCCGGTGAACTGGGAACGATCCGCTATTTGCAGGATCCTACAGGAGGCATCGCTGCTTATTCAACTTCGTTAGCTACTGTTCAGCGTGGCGACAGTGTGGAAATTACCGGCGTGCTCGACTTCTACAATAACTTGATTGAAATAAATCCTGTCAGCAGCTATTCTGTTATCAGTTCAGGAAATCCATTGCCCGAGCCGTTCGTAGTGAACATGGCGACAGGCTATACAGAAAACTATGAGTCAAGACTTGTTCGTTTCAACAATTCAACTTTCATCAGCGTAGGCAGTTTCTCAGCAAGTGCTGATGTGAATTATGAGGCGACTGATGGAAGCGTAACCAGCGCGCAGGTTCGTACCATTCACACTTCTAATATTGCCGGCACGCCCATTCCTAATACACCACTTGATATTATTGGTATCATGAGTCAGTACCAGACCACTTACCAACTGATTCCGCGTGACCTCGATGATTTTGTACTCGCCGGTAATCCACCGGTTTTTACCAATGCACTTTCCCAAAGCAACATTACAACCACATCATTTGATGTTTCATTTAATACTTTGAATCCGGGAACTACGGTGATTTATTATGGAACAACACCAACGTTTGGAAGTGAAGCAAGCAACGCCACCTTAGTTACTGATCACACCATCACTTTAAGTGGCTTAACCGCTGCCACACTTTATTATTTGAAAGGAGTATCAGTCGGCAGTACAGGCGATACCTCTTTTTCTGCTGTTGCCACTATGATCACCCAATCACTTTCTTCAGGCGTCATCAAAACCTATTTCACCCGTTCGGTGGATAATACGGTAGCACAAGGAACCAATGCGGTAAGTCTTCCGCAAATAGCAGATGATACGTTGATTGCATACATGAACAGAACTGTTTATACTATGGATATTGCCATTTACAATATGGATAACGACAATGGTATTGTGGATGCTATTAATGCGGCTTATAACAGAGGCGTTAATGTAAGGGTGATTGGAGATGGTGACAACATGGATGGTGCAGCATGGGCACAATTGAATATTGGAGCTGCCAATAAAAAACTGAGTCCTACCGGGATTGATTATGGCATCATGCACAACAAATTTGTAATTATGGATGCTGGCGCGGCAGACCCGAACAAAGTTTTTCTCTGGACAGGTTCTATGAATTTTACAAATCAGCAGATCAATTCTGATGCAAACAATGTGATCATCTTCCAGGATCAAAGTATCGCAAAAGCTTACCAGGTAGAGTTCAATGAAATGTGGAGCGGTGTATTCGGACCTGATAAAACGAACAATACGCCGAAGGAATTTGTGATAGGCGGAAACAGGGTGGAATTGTATTTCAGTCCGAGTGATGACACCGAAGCTGAGATCAAACGCACCGCTACTTCTGCAGATCATGACCTTGAATTATGTGTTTTTGCTGACACACGTTTCAGTATTTCCTACGCCATTGACGATCGCACGAGTGAGGGCGTTTGGGGCGGTGGTGTGATTGATGATACCAGCAATGGTTCTTTTGCATACAGCATTCTTGCAAGTCACATGGCAGGCACTTTGTTTGTTGCCAGCCATTCCTATCTCGTTCATAATAAATACATGTTGGTAGATGCGAATGCCCCCGGATTGGATCCGGTTATTCTCACCGGTTCACATAACTGGAGCACTTCTGCACAAACAAAAAATGATGAAAACACAGTGGTGGTGCACAATGCAAGCATCGCCAATCAGTATTACCAGGAATGGGTGGCACGTTATCACGATGAAGGTGGAACATTGTTGCCAAGTTACGTGGTTGGTATTCCTGCCACTTCAACGTTGGGTGCGCAATGGACTGTTTATCCAAATCCCACCAGCAACTTTATTGTGCTGGAGCATCACGCAATGCTAAATGAAAAATCCATCGTACGTATTGTTGACTTATCAGGAAGAACACTTTTGGAACAAGTATGGAATAATAGCACTGACCGTCAAACGATGGATGTATCATCTCTTAATAATGGAATGTATCTTGTAATACTAAAAGACGGACCGGAACAGATTACCGGTAAATTCCAGGTGGTGAAGTAA
- a CDS encoding sulfatase-like hydrolase/transferase has product MKLVFPLLVVFFVLNSYSDYAQTSRPNIIMIIADDLRYDAFSMTGGPSFLQTPSIDKIANEGARFDNFFCVYPLCIPSRATLLTGLYPHSHGATDNCTFIKPSIKTVPEILDGKGYHTGMIGKYHIATKKQDGWDYWFVTSRKIEYEDPTFYFNSTEQAMTGHVENIINDTVHRYLSEVDTPFFVTIGHPSPHRPVTPLPQYDGIYDDETMPIPDNFYQFSAWYPSFLYQDTDKLYTEEKDIKKDFKNYYAGILAVEDNVTDIFSILESRNLLDNTMIIFLSDNGANYGEHELKGKGKVYDPSIHLPLFIRYPAWYPANTVVDGNFFCLNIDIMPTILDAAKINYSAYHPQGTSVQKLISGAVQRDAFLFENIKLGNSTCDVVEDSDNPSMRGIVTKDYKYVKSQCDHFTEELYDLNADPLETTNLIYKPDYQNVLNDLRDQLAALKIQYFDTLKKDKKIRECWLIKCNPESIHAVIIGDTLPFKMSPNPATETVNFYGEFDAPTTITISNLMGQVMYNASLVPGEDDQSYNVDVTGFSPGVYFVAIRQGKNLEVKTLLKN; this is encoded by the coding sequence ATGAAGTTAGTCTTTCCGCTCCTCGTTGTTTTTTTTGTTTTGAATAGCTATTCAGATTACGCTCAAACCAGCCGGCCTAATATAATTATGATTATTGCGGATGATCTTCGCTACGATGCTTTCAGCATGACCGGCGGCCCATCGTTTTTGCAAACACCTTCGATAGATAAAATTGCGAATGAAGGAGCGCGGTTCGACAATTTCTTCTGTGTCTATCCTTTGTGCATTCCATCGCGCGCTACCTTGTTGACAGGCTTGTATCCTCACAGTCATGGTGCCACAGATAACTGCACCTTCATCAAACCCAGCATTAAAACAGTTCCGGAGATTCTTGACGGAAAAGGATACCACACAGGAATGATCGGTAAGTATCATATTGCAACCAAGAAACAAGATGGTTGGGATTATTGGTTTGTTACCTCCCGCAAAATTGAATATGAGGATCCTACCTTTTATTTCAACAGTACAGAACAGGCCATGACCGGTCATGTAGAAAATATTATCAACGATACAGTGCACAGATACCTGAGTGAAGTGGATACGCCTTTTTTTGTAACTATTGGTCACCCTTCTCCGCACCGTCCTGTAACGCCGTTACCACAATACGACGGGATTTATGATGATGAAACAATGCCCATTCCTGATAACTTCTACCAGTTCAGCGCATGGTATCCGTCATTTCTTTATCAGGACACAGACAAATTATATACAGAAGAAAAAGATATTAAGAAAGATTTCAAAAACTATTACGCCGGAATACTTGCAGTAGAAGATAATGTAACAGACATCTTCAGCATTCTGGAAAGCAGAAACCTGCTCGATAATACCATGATTATTTTTCTATCTGACAATGGAGCCAATTATGGTGAACATGAGTTGAAAGGGAAAGGCAAAGTATATGATCCATCTATTCACCTGCCACTTTTTATCCGCTATCCGGCCTGGTATCCGGCCAATACAGTGGTGGATGGAAATTTCTTTTGTCTGAATATTGACATTATGCCAACGATCCTGGATGCGGCGAAAATCAACTATAGCGCGTATCATCCTCAGGGCACTTCAGTTCAAAAACTGATTTCAGGAGCAGTGCAACGCGATGCCTTTTTGTTTGAAAATATTAAGCTGGGCAACAGCACCTGCGATGTGGTGGAAGACAGTGACAATCCTTCCATGCGTGGTATTGTGACTAAGGATTATAAATACGTTAAGAGTCAGTGTGACCATTTTACAGAAGAATTGTATGATCTGAATGCCGATCCACTGGAGACAACGAACCTGATTTACAAGCCCGATTACCAGAATGTTCTGAATGATCTCCGCGATCAACTGGCCGCTCTGAAAATTCAATATTTTGATACCTTGAAGAAAGACAAAAAAATACGGGAATGCTGGCTGATAAAATGTAATCCTGAATCAATCCATGCAGTTATCATCGGTGATACGCTTCCTTTTAAAATGAGTCCGAACCCTGCCACAGAAACTGTTAATTTTTATGGTGAGTTTGACGCACCCACCACTATAACCATCAGCAACCTGATGGGACAGGTGATGTATAATGCCTCTTTAGTCCCTGGTGAAGATGATCAGTCATACAACGTTGATGTCACCGGATTTTCACCGGGTGTTTATTTTGTAGCGATACGACAGGGAAAAAATCTGGAGGTGAAAACATTGTTGAAGAATTAA
- a CDS encoding catalase: protein MKNNKKKLTSASGIPYTEHENSMTAGPRGPVLLQDYILHEKMAHFNRERIPERVVHAKGTGMFGKFTVTNDITKFTKAKLFNKPGKETKVFVRFSTVGGEKGSADAERDPRGFAVKFYTEDGNWDLTGNNTPVFFIKDPKKFSDFIHTQKRDPKTNTKSPTMMWDFWSHNPESLHQVLILMSDRGTPFSYRHMHGFGSHTYSFINDKNEKFWVKFHFITQQGIKNFTDAEATTMKGKDPDHAQRDLVTSIEKGEFPKWILKVQVMPERDAKDYRWNPFDLTKVWSHKDYPLIDVGVLELNQIPENYFRDVEQAAFAPANVVNGISYSPDKMLQGRLLSYPDAQRYRLGVNFEQIPVNRCPFEVNNYHRDGLMRVDENGGSDPNYLPNSFDNIIADESYRQLPMDLESTVADWYDRNAPGENDHYTQPGLLFRNVMNDTQKKNTINNIVGAMQGISGAKKEEIMRRMIHHWYMVDVNLGSAIARGLGLATDPFVLPAEKKQRPVMA from the coding sequence ATGAAAAACAATAAAAAGAAATTGACCTCTGCGTCAGGCATACCCTACACAGAACACGAAAATTCAATGACGGCCGGCCCACGCGGTCCGGTTTTGTTGCAGGATTATATTCTTCATGAAAAGATGGCGCACTTTAACAGGGAGCGGATTCCGGAAAGAGTGGTGCATGCAAAAGGAACAGGTATGTTTGGTAAATTCACAGTAACAAATGACATCACCAAATTTACCAAAGCGAAGCTCTTCAATAAACCGGGAAAAGAAACGAAGGTGTTTGTCCGCTTCTCCACAGTAGGAGGCGAAAAAGGTTCCGCCGATGCTGAACGCGATCCACGTGGCTTCGCCGTTAAGTTTTATACGGAAGACGGTAACTGGGATCTCACCGGCAATAACACACCGGTATTCTTCATCAAAGACCCGAAAAAATTCAGCGATTTCATTCATACGCAAAAACGGGATCCGAAAACAAACACCAAAAGTCCAACGATGATGTGGGACTTCTGGTCGCACAACCCTGAAAGCCTGCATCAGGTATTGATCCTCATGAGTGACCGTGGAACACCTTTCAGTTATCGCCACATGCATGGATTTGGCAGTCATACTTATTCATTCATCAATGATAAGAATGAAAAATTCTGGGTGAAATTCCATTTTATCACACAACAGGGAATTAAAAACTTTACGGATGCAGAGGCCACCACCATGAAAGGAAAAGATCCGGATCATGCACAACGTGACCTGGTGACATCAATTGAAAAGGGTGAATTCCCTAAATGGATTTTGAAAGTGCAGGTGATGCCGGAGCGCGATGCTAAAGATTACCGTTGGAATCCATTTGATCTCACCAAGGTTTGGTCGCACAAGGATTATCCACTGATTGATGTAGGTGTGTTAGAACTGAATCAAATTCCTGAAAATTATTTCCGGGATGTAGAGCAAGCAGCCTTTGCACCGGCAAACGTGGTGAATGGTATCAGCTATTCGCCGGATAAAATGTTGCAGGGCAGATTGTTGTCCTATCCAGATGCGCAACGTTATCGCCTCGGTGTGAACTTCGAGCAAATTCCGGTTAACAGATGTCCGTTTGAAGTAAACAACTATCACCGTGATGGACTAATGCGCGTGGATGAAAATGGTGGAAGTGATCCGAATTACCTGCCCAACAGTTTTGACAATATAATCGCTGATGAAAGCTACAGGCAGTTGCCTATGGACCTCGAAAGCACAGTTGCTGATTGGTATGATCGCAATGCGCCAGGTGAAAATGATCACTATACGCAACCTGGTTTATTGTTCCGTAATGTGATGAATGACACACAAAAGAAAAATACCATCAACAACATTGTCGGCGCAATGCAAGGCATAAGCGGTGCTAAAAAAGAAGAGATCATGCGCCGCATGATTCACCATTGGTATATGGTGGATGTAAACCTCGGTTCTGCTATCGCGAGAGGACTGGGACTTGCTACTGATCCGTTTGTATTACCGGCTGAAAAGAAACAACGTCCGGTGATGGCATAA
- a CDS encoding T9SS type A sorting domain-containing protein produces the protein MINTVAGTGVAGYNGDGITAVTAKLYYPAGVAIDAAGNIYVADMSNACVRKINAATGIISTVAGNPGIAPGFFAGNGTPATSATFSWYVLGVVPDATGNIFIADAGSNIICKVAAGTGIITIFAGINGSAGTTGDGGSASGARLNYPAAMAFDAGGNNLYIADCYNHKIRMISISTGIITSVAGTGTAGSTGDGGPATAARLNYPAGIAVDVAGNIYIGDGGNNKVRKITLSTGIITTIAGTGTAGFSGDLGAATAAKFNGPQGLAVDAAGNVYIADQGNNRIRKITAGTNIISTIAGSTAGFSGDGGLPELAKLNGPWSLAVETNCNLIIGDNVNNRIRKITGLTACTPLPIELLDFNATNYGNQTLLKWETASELNNDYFTVERSSDAKTFESIAIIDGAGIATHQHSYSYTDENPYENINYYRLMQTDFNGIFSYSKTISVIHYRSDTYLNLYPNPFQNSTTIYYAIPEAANVRIDIYDAEGHLVQQVIDENCSVGAFKTTLNCNHLSPGVYLLKFHANDEILIRKIVLLQ, from the coding sequence GTGATCAATACCGTAGCCGGAACGGGAGTCGCCGGCTACAATGGTGATGGAATAACTGCTGTTACAGCCAAATTATATTATCCGGCCGGCGTTGCGATTGATGCGGCAGGAAATATTTATGTGGCCGATATGTCTAATGCCTGCGTTCGTAAGATAAATGCAGCCACCGGCATCATTAGTACTGTTGCCGGCAACCCCGGCATTGCACCCGGATTTTTTGCAGGTAACGGAACGCCCGCAACATCCGCAACATTCAGTTGGTATGTTTTGGGAGTGGTTCCTGATGCAACCGGAAATATTTTCATCGCCGATGCAGGCAGTAACATCATTTGCAAAGTAGCAGCCGGCACCGGCATCATTACCATCTTCGCAGGCATCAACGGAAGTGCAGGCACAACAGGTGATGGCGGAAGCGCTTCAGGCGCAAGATTAAATTATCCGGCAGCCATGGCGTTTGATGCGGGAGGAAATAACTTATATATCGCCGATTGCTACAACCACAAGATCCGCATGATATCCATCAGCACAGGCATCATCACTTCGGTGGCAGGAACAGGCACCGCAGGTTCAACCGGCGATGGCGGACCTGCCACTGCTGCAAGGTTAAATTATCCGGCAGGCATAGCAGTGGATGTGGCAGGAAATATCTACATCGGTGATGGCGGAAATAATAAAGTGCGGAAAATAACACTCAGTACCGGTATCATTACTACCATAGCAGGAACAGGCACGGCAGGATTTTCCGGCGACCTTGGTGCCGCTACCGCCGCAAAATTTAACGGGCCGCAGGGATTGGCCGTTGACGCAGCTGGAAATGTTTACATCGCGGATCAGGGCAACAACCGTATCCGGAAAATTACTGCCGGCACGAACATCATCAGCACGATTGCCGGATCCACAGCGGGTTTTTCCGGTGACGGTGGCCTTCCTGAACTCGCGAAACTCAATGGACCCTGGTCGCTTGCGGTGGAGACCAATTGCAATTTAATTATTGGAGACAATGTAAATAACCGCATTCGTAAAATTACAGGTCTTACAGCTTGCACGCCACTGCCGATCGAACTGCTTGATTTTAACGCAACCAACTACGGCAATCAAACCCTTTTGAAGTGGGAAACCGCTTCGGAACTGAACAATGATTATTTCACTGTTGAACGAAGCAGCGATGCGAAAACATTTGAATCCATCGCAATCATAGATGGTGCAGGCATTGCAACACATCAGCATTCATATTCCTACACTGATGAAAACCCGTATGAAAACATCAATTATTATCGCCTGATGCAAACAGACTTTAATGGAATTTTTTCTTATTCCAAAACAATTTCCGTTATCCATTACAGGAGTGATACGTATCTCAACCTCTATCCCAATCCATTTCAAAACAGTACCACTATTTACTATGCTATACCCGAAGCTGCAAACGTGCGGATTGATATATATGATGCTGAAGGACATTTAGTGCAGCAGGTAATAGATGAAAATTGTTCTGTTGGAGCATTCAAAACAACACTCAATTGCAATCATCTCTCACCTGGTGTTTACCTTTTAAAGTTTCATGCTAATGATGAAATACTTATCAGGAAGATCGTTTTGCTTCAATAG